A window of Rhododendron vialii isolate Sample 1 chromosome 11a, ASM3025357v1 genomic DNA:
CGAGTCTTGGAGCTTGAAGCTTCCAAGACTTGTACGGAAACGGTGAAGTGGTCCTTGGAGCTTCCAGTAGCCTTGAAGAATTTGCCCAGATGCTTCTGTGACATGCTTCACCCACAATGGGGCTTCCTATACGTTTCAGTGGTGGTTCAAAGGGCATTTTGTTTTCCTCAATCTCCGTCCACTCCCTCCACCATTAGGAATCCAATCCGAATTTTCTATACCACCATGTAACTTCGCGTGACTGTTTCCTTTTGAGCTTTTGCAGCTATTAGCACTTGTGCAACCATGTACTGTGAATCTAGTTTATGCTTTCTTGTTTCATTTTGCTACTGTAAAGGGAGTATTTTGGTTGGCAAAAGATGTACTGTGAATCTAGTTTATGCTTTCTTGTTTCATTTTGCTACTGTAAAGGGAGTATTTTGGTTGGCAAAAGATGCAAGAGGCCGACGATTTCTTCTCCTTCTAACCAGAAGAGCAAGAACATCAACTACGAGTTTGGGCAAGGTGAATGAACCTCATACGCATATCAAACACTCAGAGAGACATTTTTTCACCCTAATATGGGTGTAATAACCAGTCCTCAATTTCTCAGCAAGAGAAACTTCAATCCACAAGAAAAAATGATAGGGAGAACACATAAGCATTATACACTGATGAATCTACACTAATCACATAAGCAATGGGCTCCCGTAAGTTTTTACTCTCATAGCGAATCCACAATCCGTATCCACCCCCTACAAATTCTCTCAACTGCGGTACCTATTTCTGTTTCCAGCAAGATTTAAGCTCCCCAATCAAAGCCTCAACATCATTCCAGGACGACCCACCTTCCCCCACCGCACTCTTTGCCTTCTCCGCCAACTCCTTCGCCCTCCTCGTCATCATCTCTGCCTCCTCGCCGCCACCCATCAACTTCTTCACCGCCCCCTCCACCTTGTCCCTCCCCACCACCATCTTCCTCTCCATGTTCCACGACGCCCACTCCACGCTCCCAACCCTAACCCCGATCTTCAGCACATCCGTTACCAACTTCTCATTATAAAACTGCTCTGCAGACAAAGGCCACGTGATCATTTTCACACCTGCACACACGCTCTCCAACGTCGAATTCCATCCACAGTGCGTCATGAATCCTCCAACCGCCACGTGTTCCAATATCAGCAACTGCGGTGCCCATCCCTTAATTATGAGCCCTCTGTTGCTCTCAATCATCCTCTGTTCAAACCCATCAGGCAGCCAATTCTCCCCATTTTCGGATTCAAGAATTTTTCTCACTGCCCATATGAAAAAGCAACTGGAAGCCTCGAGACCGTGTGCAAGTTCGATAAGCTGTGTGGGGTGCATGTGAGCTAAGCTCCCAAAACTCACGAAAATAACAGAATTGGGTTTCTTGGAATTGAGCCAATTCAAGCAGCTGCGTTCGTCAACGGCGGCTTTTTGGCCTCTTTCAGCTTTATCTGCGACATTCCTATTGCAAAGAGAAACTGGGCCAATAAGCCATGCCTTTTTACCCATTTGGTTTCTGTAGTATTCGACATAAGCTGGTTCCAACTCGAAGAAGCTATTCACCACTTGCCCAAAACTGTTCTGCTCTGCTCTCATGCTCTTACCTGTATTGAGAAATTTAACGTAGAAAGAACACCAATTAACGACCTTGAAAAGTTTTTCTATGGTCAAGCAAAACAGACAACAGCTAACCAGAACACCATCAATCCAGAAGCCTTTTTCACAAGATTTATGGGCCCTTGGATTATATGAAAGGAGTTGTGATTTCTCActaaaaatgaccggaaaaaaTGACCCAAAAATCCCTGatattttccctcttttttcaccattttttactattcaaatttcatctctctctctctctctctcaaaaggaTTGTTTGTGAAAAACTTAGTTTTGGGAGATGCTATGGCATCCACCCTTTTGTCAAGGGGATACTGTATCTCGCCTATAACATAACCATGTGGAGGCAAGGCATAACATTACAGTCGAATGTTTAACATTTTACCATAGAACGGCACAACATTTTAACACTCGAAGGcataacatttttcaaaattggcCTAACATTTCTATActtttaaattcattttttttagggaattgatattcgcgctccgtTTTTTTATGCAGGCGCTTCACTttgtttatgaatgaagttacgaGTAACTTTACGTTGAAAGTGGAGCGCCTACATCAAAAAagggagcgcgaatatcaatttcatttttttacgGTGCCTCCCGTCATAATACCAACCACTCAAAAGCATAACAGTAACCATTCCAAAGCATAACATGTTACGATTCATAAGAGGGGGAAATATTAGGTGTTCTCATTAGTTTTCCCTTGAGAGAATCAAGAAGTACTCCAGTTTCTTTCTTGACTTTACACCATATTTATGAAATCGTTGCAGCTTAATCATAGTCAACCTTGCAGTGAATTgtaaattcaataaaaaaaaaaaagatttgataaATGACTACAAACAAATGCCCTACGCTTGATCTCTTTGGACAATCCAAAAATTAAACACAAAATCAGTCTTATCTTATACTCCAGTACTAATATAGAATAAAAAAACTGACAGATGCCATATTTAAATAGAAGCACTAGTGTTATCTTAGAAATGTGCGAGCTTGACCTGGAAATTCAGTTCTCGTCCGAACAAAAACCGGAAGCTGAGACCTCGTCAATTCAATCCGATCGGGCAAACC
This region includes:
- the LOC131308388 gene encoding abscisate beta-glucosyltransferase-like; the protein is MDSDAAKLSIFFFPFVGGGHLIPMIDLARLFSTHGVKSTILAIPNDAAVFHNSINRDRTLGLDIHLHTLQLPSALPDQPPHAVTAADMSAPPFTDTSILQQPLVDILRRCRPDCVVTDTFHRWAADAVDGVGIPRVIFNGNCCFARCCEDSVKRDWPHEKVGSDSEPFALEGLPDRIELTRSQLPVFVRTRTEFPGKSMRAEQNSFGQVVNSFFELEPAYVEYYRNQMGKKAWLIGPVSLCNRNVADKAERGQKAAVDERSCLNWLNSKKPNSVIFVSFGSLAHMHPTQLIELAHGLEASSCFFIWAVRKILESENGENWLPDGFEQRMIESNRGLIIKGWAPQLLILEHVAVGGFMTHCGWNSTLESVCAGVKMITWPLSAEQFYNEKLVTDVLKIGVRVGSVEWASWNMERKMVVGRDKVEGAVKKLMGGGEEAEMMTRRAKELAEKAKSAVGEGGSSWNDVEALIGELKSCWKQK